A window from Jannaschia sp. S6380 encodes these proteins:
- a CDS encoding helix-turn-helix domain-containing protein, which translates to MPANTSSVTETRAASAKVVGLGIAAIVVILGVAAIFLFATLPDANAFNARVERLFVESDLTRPAEIGLLEVLAQSGTAFSDVLASYRVIIFVLMVFATALLIACMVLLLAIVTLNRRMGEIERSGIQVTSLVLARAENAVMLNDIELKLTDAAMETLAVLAEARLDGDMLTGAQIEAVITGKPETDCEEAAGATRIKRLRDALGNQIVTHLLIRNITRQGYVLALDPKVIRMM; encoded by the coding sequence GTGCCGGCGAATACTTCCTCCGTTACTGAGACGCGCGCGGCTTCGGCCAAGGTCGTCGGACTGGGCATCGCCGCCATCGTCGTCATCCTCGGGGTGGCGGCGATCTTCCTGTTCGCGACGCTGCCCGATGCGAACGCCTTCAACGCGCGGGTGGAGCGGCTGTTCGTCGAATCGGACCTGACCCGGCCCGCCGAGATCGGCCTGCTCGAGGTGCTGGCGCAATCGGGCACGGCGTTCTCGGACGTGCTGGCGAGCTACCGCGTCATCATCTTCGTCCTGATGGTCTTCGCGACCGCGCTGCTGATCGCGTGCATGGTGCTGCTCCTGGCGATCGTGACGCTGAACCGGCGCATGGGCGAGATCGAACGCTCGGGCATCCAGGTCACGTCGCTGGTACTGGCGCGGGCCGAAAACGCGGTGATGCTGAACGATATCGAGCTGAAGCTGACCGATGCGGCGATGGAGACGCTGGCCGTCCTGGCCGAGGCGCGGCTGGACGGCGACATGCTGACAGGCGCGCAGATCGAGGCGGTGATCACCGGCAAGCCCGAGACCGATTGCGAGGAGGCCGCGGGCGCGACCCGGATCAAGCGCCTGCGCGACGCGCTGGGCAACCAGATCGTGACGCATCTGCTGATCCGCAACATCACGCGGCAGGGCTACGTGCTGGCGCTGGACCCGAAGGTGATCCGGATGATGTGA
- a CDS encoding DeoR/GlpR family DNA-binding transcription regulator yields the protein MVSNFRQTEILDQARRDGRVTVDGLARQFDVTVQTIRRDLAELAETGKLERVHGGAVIPSGVINIVYEERRRLNAKGKAALARACAERVPDGASVFMNIGTTTEAVARELLDRDNLLVVTNNINIANILSANRGCEIVLAGGQLRHSDGGLVGGFTAELVRHFKFDIAILGCSALDGDGDLLDFDAQEILVSQTAIARARQVFVAADHSKLDRNAPVTICSLADVTALFTDVALPPDLATRARDWGTEVVIGTPPDTRAATVHRLHDPG from the coding sequence ATGGTGTCGAACTTTCGCCAGACGGAGATTCTGGACCAGGCGCGCCGCGACGGCCGGGTGACGGTGGACGGCCTGGCGCGGCAATTCGATGTGACCGTCCAGACGATCCGCCGCGATCTGGCCGAACTGGCCGAGACGGGCAAGCTGGAACGCGTGCATGGCGGCGCGGTCATCCCGTCCGGCGTCATCAACATCGTCTACGAGGAACGTCGCCGCCTGAACGCCAAGGGCAAGGCCGCGCTCGCGCGGGCCTGTGCCGAACGGGTGCCCGACGGGGCGTCGGTGTTCATGAATATCGGCACAACGACCGAGGCCGTGGCCCGCGAGCTTCTGGACCGCGACAACCTGCTGGTGGTCACCAACAACATCAACATCGCCAACATCCTGTCGGCCAATCGCGGCTGCGAGATCGTCCTGGCCGGCGGCCAGCTGCGCCACAGCGACGGTGGGCTGGTCGGCGGCTTCACGGCGGAACTGGTCCGGCACTTCAAGTTCGACATCGCGATCCTGGGCTGTTCGGCCCTCGACGGCGACGGCGACCTTCTGGATTTCGACGCGCAGGAGATCCTCGTCAGCCAGACCGCGATCGCGCGGGCGCGGCAGGTCTTCGTCGCGGCCGACCACTCCAAGCTGGACCGCAACGCGCCGGTCACGATCTGCTCCCTCGCGGATGTAACGGCGCTTTTCACCGATGTCGCGCTGCCGCCCGACCTGGCGACACGCGCGCGGGACTGGGGCACGGAGGTCGTGATCGGCACGCCACCCGACACGCGGGCCGCGACCGTCCATCGACTGCACGACCCCGGCTAG
- a CDS encoding ABC transporter ATP-binding protein encodes MSLELRGVSKAVGGQVHIHPTDLTLESGTMNVLLGPTLAGKTSLMRLMAGLDAPTSGRLFWNGTDVTGMRVQDRAVAMVYQQFINYPSMTVYDNIASPMRLLGKSREEIDRAVRGAADLMQLSPLLDRKPLELSGGQQQRCALARALVKDAGLVLLDEPLANLDYKLREELRAEIPKIFEEAGSIFVYATTEPEEALLLGGNTATLWQGRVTQFGPTPQVYRRPVDATTARVFSDPPMNFLPFTKAGDAVTFGDGQSAPAHGPLAGLADGAYTAGFRPNHLELSAPGPDALSFDATLAVTEITGSETFIHVDHHGERWVGLVHGIRNLRSGAPLQVHLDPRHVYVFAEDGPLVAAAPYAEAA; translated from the coding sequence ATGTCGCTGGAACTGCGCGGCGTGTCCAAGGCGGTCGGCGGTCAGGTGCATATCCATCCGACGGATCTGACGCTGGAATCGGGGACGATGAACGTGCTCCTGGGCCCGACGCTGGCCGGGAAGACGTCGCTGATGCGGTTGATGGCGGGGCTCGACGCGCCGACCTCGGGGCGCCTGTTCTGGAACGGGACGGACGTGACCGGGATGCGGGTGCAGGACCGGGCCGTGGCGATGGTGTACCAGCAGTTCATCAACTACCCCTCGATGACCGTCTACGACAACATCGCCAGCCCGATGCGCCTGCTGGGCAAGTCGAGGGAGGAGATCGACCGTGCCGTGCGCGGCGCCGCCGACCTGATGCAGCTTTCGCCGCTTCTGGATCGCAAGCCGCTGGAATTGTCGGGCGGGCAGCAGCAGCGTTGCGCGCTGGCCCGCGCGCTGGTCAAGGATGCCGGGCTGGTCCTGCTGGACGAGCCGCTGGCGAACCTCGACTACAAGCTGCGCGAGGAATTGCGCGCCGAGATCCCGAAGATCTTCGAGGAGGCCGGCTCGATCTTCGTCTACGCCACCACCGAGCCGGAGGAGGCGCTGCTGCTGGGCGGAAACACCGCGACGTTGTGGCAGGGGCGCGTGACGCAGTTCGGGCCGACGCCGCAAGTCTATCGCCGGCCGGTCGACGCGACCACGGCGCGGGTCTTCTCGGACCCGCCGATGAACTTCCTGCCCTTCACCAAGGCCGGCGACGCCGTGACCTTCGGCGACGGCCAATCGGCCCCCGCCCATGGCCCGTTGGCCGGCCTGGCCGACGGTGCCTACACCGCCGGGTTCCGGCCCAACCACCTGGAGCTGTCGGCGCCGGGACCGGATGCGCTCAGCTTCGACGCGACGCTGGCGGTGACCGAGATCACGGGGTCCGAGACGTTCATCCATGTCGACCACCACGGCGAACGCTGGGTCGGACTGGTGCACGGGATCCGCAACCTGCGGTCCGGTGCGCCGCTTCAGGTCCATCTCGACCCGCGCCACGTCTATGTTTTCGCCGAAGACGGCCCGCTGGTCGCCGCCGCCCCCTATGCGGAGGCCGCCTGA
- a CDS encoding ABC transporter ATP-binding protein, whose protein sequence is MAKITLDNLAHSYLPNPSGEEDYALKELNHDWADGEAYALLGASGCGKSTLLNIISGLVHPSRGRILFDGRDVTQAPTADRNIAQVFQFPVVYDTMSVRDNLAFPLRNRGDDPAYVAERVQQIAAMIGMEDMLDRKARGLTADAKQKISLGRGMVREDVNALLFDEPLTVIDPHMKWELRTQLKQLHQDFGHTMIYVTHDQTEALTFADKVVVMHDGRVVQIGTPEELFERPEHTFVGYFIGSPGMNLLDAEVRGDRATVGGHDVSLGRGYGTPSGRVQLGVRPEYARLVSGEAGLPVTVKRVEDVGRHKIVRTDFQGTQVNVVLSEDAAVTPDMTRLTFDAAGVNVYADDWRVSPEGAA, encoded by the coding sequence ATGGCCAAGATCACCCTCGACAACCTGGCGCATTCCTATCTGCCGAACCCGTCGGGCGAGGAGGACTACGCCCTGAAGGAGTTGAACCATGACTGGGCAGATGGCGAGGCCTACGCGCTTCTGGGGGCGTCGGGATGCGGCAAGTCGACCCTGCTCAACATCATCTCGGGGCTGGTCCATCCCAGCCGGGGGCGCATCCTGTTCGACGGGCGCGATGTGACGCAGGCCCCCACGGCGGACCGCAACATCGCGCAGGTGTTCCAGTTCCCCGTCGTCTACGACACGATGAGCGTGCGCGACAACCTGGCCTTCCCGCTGCGCAATCGCGGCGACGATCCGGCCTATGTCGCCGAGCGGGTGCAGCAGATCGCCGCGATGATCGGGATGGAGGACATGCTGGATCGCAAGGCCCGCGGCCTGACCGCGGATGCCAAGCAGAAGATCAGCCTCGGGCGTGGTATGGTGCGCGAGGACGTCAACGCGCTTCTGTTCGACGAGCCGCTGACGGTGATCGACCCGCACATGAAGTGGGAGCTTCGGACCCAGCTCAAGCAACTGCACCAGGATTTCGGGCACACGATGATCTATGTGACCCACGACCAGACCGAGGCGCTGACCTTCGCCGACAAGGTGGTGGTCATGCATGACGGCCGCGTCGTCCAGATCGGCACGCCGGAGGAACTGTTCGAGCGGCCGGAGCATACGTTCGTCGGCTATTTCATCGGCTCGCCCGGCATGAACCTGCTCGACGCGGAGGTGCGGGGCGACCGGGCGACTGTCGGCGGCCACGACGTGTCGCTGGGTCGGGGCTACGGCACGCCCTCGGGCCGGGTGCAGCTGGGCGTGCGGCCGGAATACGCGCGGCTGGTGTCGGGCGAGGCGGGCCTGCCGGTGACCGTGAAGCGGGTCGAGGATGTCGGCCGGCACAAGATCGTGCGGACCGATTTCCAAGGCACCCAGGTCAACGTCGTCCTGTCGGAGGACGCGGCGGTGACGCCCGACATGACCCGCCTGACCTTCGACGCGGCAGGCGTGAACGTCTATGCCGACGATTGGCGCGTCTCGCCGGAGGGTGCGGCATGA
- a CDS encoding sugar ABC transporter permease has protein sequence MNKTVNQKAWFLVLPVLVLVAFSAVIPLMTVVNYSVQDTFGNNQFFWAGLEWFEEMLESDRMWDALGRQIVFSAIILAIEIPLGIFVALNMPKKGFWASFCLVLMSLPLLIPWNVVGTIWQIFGRVDIGLLGYTLDAIGIDYNYTQGFYAAWATVIVMDVWHWTSLVALLAYAGLQSIPDAYYQAAKIDQASRWAVFRYIELPKMAGVLMIAILLRFMDSFMIYTEPFVVTGGGPGNSTTFLSIDLVKMALGQFDLGPAAAFSIMYFLVILLISWVFYTVMTNLDKRDGA, from the coding sequence ATGAACAAGACCGTAAACCAGAAGGCGTGGTTCCTCGTCCTGCCGGTGCTGGTGCTGGTGGCCTTCTCGGCGGTGATCCCGCTGATGACGGTGGTCAACTATTCGGTGCAGGACACGTTCGGGAACAACCAGTTCTTCTGGGCCGGCCTCGAATGGTTCGAGGAGATGCTGGAATCCGACCGCATGTGGGATGCGCTGGGTCGGCAGATCGTGTTCTCGGCCATCATCCTCGCGATCGAGATCCCGCTGGGCATCTTCGTCGCACTCAACATGCCCAAGAAGGGATTCTGGGCCTCGTTCTGCCTGGTCCTGATGTCGCTGCCGCTGCTGATCCCATGGAACGTCGTCGGCACCATCTGGCAGATTTTCGGCCGCGTCGATATCGGGCTGCTGGGCTACACGCTCGACGCGATCGGCATCGATTACAACTATACGCAGGGTTTCTATGCCGCCTGGGCCACGGTCATCGTGATGGATGTCTGGCACTGGACGTCGCTGGTGGCGCTTCTGGCCTATGCCGGGCTGCAGAGCATTCCCGACGCCTATTACCAGGCCGCCAAGATCGACCAGGCGAGCCGCTGGGCCGTGTTCCGCTATATCGAACTGCCCAAGATGGCGGGCGTGCTGATGATCGCGATCCTGCTGCGCTTCATGGACAGCTTCATGATCTATACCGAACCGTTCGTGGTCACCGGCGGCGGGCCCGGCAACTCCACCACCTTCCTGTCGATCGACCTGGTGAAGATGGCGCTCGGGCAGTTCGACCTGGGCCCCGCGGCGGCGTTCTCGATCATGTACTTCCTGGTGATCCTGCTGATCTCCTGGGTGTTCTATACGGTCATGACCAATCTCGACAAAAGGGACGGCGCATGA
- a CDS encoding carbohydrate ABC transporter permease, producing MGLYLLFLLLPIYWLLNMSFKTNTEILNTFTLWPARPTLDNYRTILTDASWYTGYLNSMAYVAMNMAITLTVALPAAYAFSRYSFMGDKHLFFWLLTNRMSPPAVFALPFFQLYSSVGLFDTHIAVALAHCLFNVPLAVWILEGFMRGVPKEIDETAYIDGYSFPRFFIRIFMPLIASGIGVAAFFIFMFSWVELLLSRTLTAVDAKPIAATMTRTVGASGVDWGVLAAAGVLTIVPGALVIWFVRNYIAKGFALGRV from the coding sequence ATGGGCCTCTATCTGCTGTTCCTGCTGCTGCCGATCTACTGGCTGCTGAACATGTCGTTCAAGACGAACACCGAGATCCTGAACACCTTCACGCTCTGGCCCGCGCGGCCCACGCTCGACAACTACCGGACTATCCTGACGGATGCGTCCTGGTATACCGGCTATCTGAACTCGATGGCCTATGTGGCGATGAACATGGCGATCACGCTGACCGTGGCGCTGCCGGCGGCCTATGCCTTTTCGCGCTACAGCTTCATGGGCGACAAGCACCTGTTCTTCTGGCTGCTGACCAACCGCATGTCGCCGCCGGCGGTTTTCGCCCTGCCGTTCTTCCAGCTCTACTCCTCGGTCGGCCTCTTCGACACGCATATCGCGGTTGCCCTGGCGCATTGCCTCTTCAACGTGCCGCTCGCGGTGTGGATCCTCGAGGGGTTCATGCGCGGCGTCCCGAAGGAGATCGACGAGACGGCCTATATCGACGGCTACTCCTTCCCGCGCTTCTTCATCCGCATCTTCATGCCGCTGATCGCGTCCGGCATCGGCGTGGCCGCGTTCTTCATCTTCATGTTCTCCTGGGTGGAGCTTCTGCTGTCGCGCACGCTCACGGCGGTGGACGCCAAGCCCATCGCGGCGACCATGACACGGACCGTCGGCGCCTCGGGGGTCGATTGGGGCGTGCTGGCGGCCGCCGGCGTGCTGACCATCGTTCCGGGCGCCTTGGTGATCTGGTTCGTGCGCAACTACATCGCCAAGGGCTTCGCGTTGGGGAGGGTGTGA
- a CDS encoding DUF2160 domain-containing protein gives MLDWMAWTWPTAAFFAVIAALLLTFTFLAIRYPETPRTGILRIETTRGDRLFITLLGSAFINLAWLGLTDLPQWGALVVCAIYAAAVFRWV, from the coding sequence ATGCTTGACTGGATGGCCTGGACCTGGCCCACGGCGGCCTTCTTCGCGGTCATTGCCGCGCTGCTTCTCACCTTCACCTTCCTCGCGATCCGCTATCCCGAGACGCCGCGCACCGGCATCCTGCGGATCGAGACGACGCGGGGGGATCGTCTGTTCATCACGCTTCTGGGTTCGGCCTTCATCAACCTGGCCTGGCTCGGTCTGACCGACCTGCCCCAATGGGGCGCGCTGGTCGTCTGCGCGATCTATGCCGCGGCGGTGTTCCGCTGGGTCTAG
- a CDS encoding ABC transporter substrate-binding protein, with protein sequence MNKLLTTTTAIAIGLTALPAFADMEAAQAFLDEEIGDLSTLTREEQEAEMQWFVDAAEPYQGMEINVVSETITTHEYESQVLAPAFEAITGIKVNHDLIGEGDVVEKLQTQMQSGENIYDAYVNDSDLIGTHWRYQQVRNLTDWMAGDGAEVTSPTLDVDDFIGTSFTTGPDGKLYQLPTQQFANLYWFRYDWFNDEKNKADFQEAYGYELGVPVNWSAYEDIAEFFTGRDLSHLGVEGEVFGNMDYGKKDPSLGWRYTDAWMSMAGMGDVGEPNGLPVDEWGIRVNENSQPVGSCVARGGATNSPAAVYAVTKAIEWLDKYAPPTAAGMTFGEAGPIPAQGNVAQQMFWYTAFTADTVKPDLPVMNEDGTPKWRMAPSPHGVYWEEGMKVGYQDAGSWTLMESTPLDRAQAAWLYAQFVTSKTVDVKKSHEGLTFIRESTIQDESFTERADKLGGLVEFYRSPARVQWSPTGTNVPDYPKLAQLWWQNIGDAMSGAKTPQEALDSLCADQERVLERLERAGVQGDLGPVLNEEQDPSYWLEQPGAPKAKIENEDEEPQTIAYDELIQSWEQ encoded by the coding sequence ATGAACAAGTTGCTTACCACCACCACGGCGATCGCGATCGGGCTGACGGCCCTTCCCGCCTTCGCCGACATGGAGGCCGCGCAGGCCTTCCTCGACGAGGAGATCGGCGACCTCTCGACCCTGACCCGCGAGGAGCAGGAGGCCGAGATGCAGTGGTTCGTCGACGCCGCCGAGCCGTATCAGGGGATGGAGATCAACGTCGTCTCCGAGACGATCACCACGCATGAATACGAAAGCCAGGTCCTGGCCCCCGCCTTCGAGGCGATCACCGGCATCAAGGTCAATCACGACCTGATCGGCGAGGGCGACGTCGTCGAGAAGCTGCAGACCCAGATGCAGTCGGGCGAGAACATCTACGACGCCTATGTCAACGATTCCGACCTGATCGGCACGCATTGGCGCTATCAGCAGGTGCGCAACCTGACCGACTGGATGGCGGGCGACGGCGCCGAGGTCACCAGCCCGACGCTGGACGTGGACGACTTCATCGGCACCAGCTTCACCACCGGGCCGGACGGCAAGCTCTATCAGTTGCCGACGCAGCAATTCGCGAACCTCTACTGGTTCCGCTACGACTGGTTCAACGACGAGAAGAACAAGGCCGATTTCCAGGAAGCCTATGGCTACGAGCTGGGCGTGCCGGTGAACTGGTCCGCCTACGAGGACATCGCCGAGTTCTTCACCGGCCGCGACCTCAGCCATCTGGGCGTCGAGGGCGAGGTCTTCGGCAACATGGATTACGGCAAGAAGGACCCATCGCTCGGCTGGCGCTACACCGATGCCTGGATGTCGATGGCCGGCATGGGCGACGTGGGCGAGCCGAACGGCCTGCCGGTCGACGAATGGGGCATTCGCGTGAACGAGAATTCGCAGCCCGTCGGCTCCTGCGTGGCGCGGGGCGGGGCGACGAACTCGCCCGCGGCGGTCTATGCGGTGACCAAGGCGATCGAATGGCTCGACAAGTACGCCCCGCCCACCGCCGCCGGCATGACCTTCGGCGAGGCCGGCCCGATCCCCGCGCAGGGCAACGTGGCCCAGCAGATGTTCTGGTACACGGCCTTCACCGCCGACACGGTCAAGCCCGACCTGCCGGTGATGAACGAGGACGGCACCCCCAAGTGGCGCATGGCCCCCTCGCCGCACGGCGTCTACTGGGAGGAGGGCATGAAGGTCGGCTATCAGGATGCCGGATCCTGGACGCTGATGGAATCGACGCCGCTCGACCGCGCGCAGGCCGCCTGGCTCTATGCGCAGTTCGTGACGTCGAAGACGGTCGACGTGAAGAAATCGCATGAGGGCCTGACCTTCATCCGCGAGTCGACCATCCAGGACGAGAGCTTCACCGAACGCGCCGACAAGCTGGGCGGCCTGGTCGAGTTCTACCGCTCGCCCGCCCGCGTCCAGTGGTCCCCGACGGGGACGAACGTGCCGGACTATCCCAAGCTGGCGCAGCTCTGGTGGCAGAACATCGGCGACGCGATGTCGGGGGCGAAGACCCCGCAGGAGGCGCTCGACAGCCTCTGCGCCGATCAGGAGCGGGTGCTGGAGCGTCTGGAACGCGCCGGCGTGCAGGGCGATCTGGGCCCCGTCCTGAACGAGGAGCAGGATCCGTCCTACTGGCTTGAACAGCCGGGCGCGCCCAAGGCCAAGATCGAGAACGAGGACGAGGAGCCTCAGACGATCGCCTATGACGAGCTGATCCAGTCTTGGGAACAGTGA
- a CDS encoding Stealth CR1 domain-containing protein, with product MTIDAVITWVDGEDPAHRARRAAHGDAAAHPDAAAATRFASSGELRFAVLSLLRFCPFVRRIHVVTDSQHPVPLDPVLADPARAARIRVVDHAEAFGAHADLLPVFSSRSIETMIHRIPDLAERFLYLNDDIFVGRPMSEADYFDGDRPVLRGHLRRFPNPWLARLKRVVRGERPGYAAAQRAAARRVGRRDTYLLAEHQPHPMRRSTLAEFFADDAQGLRAQAGHRFRSVAQVSPMGLASHLELAAGARVTPPLDIGYVRPGRPAGAALDAVLARFLDGAYASFCVQSLDAMSDRDRSAILAALEARYV from the coding sequence ATGACGATCGACGCAGTGATCACCTGGGTGGATGGCGAAGACCCCGCCCACCGGGCCCGGCGCGCGGCGCATGGCGACGCGGCCGCGCATCCCGACGCCGCGGCGGCCACGCGCTTCGCCAGTTCGGGCGAGCTGCGCTTCGCCGTCCTGTCGCTTCTGCGGTTCTGCCCGTTCGTCCGGCGCATCCATGTGGTGACCGATTCCCAGCATCCCGTGCCGCTGGATCCGGTGCTGGCCGATCCGGCGCGTGCGGCCCGGATCCGGGTCGTCGACCATGCCGAGGCCTTCGGCGCCCATGCCGACCTGCTGCCGGTCTTCTCCTCCCGCTCCATCGAGACGATGATCCACCGGATCCCCGACCTGGCCGAACGGTTCCTCTATCTCAACGACGACATCTTCGTCGGGCGGCCGATGTCCGAGGCGGATTATTTCGATGGCGACCGACCCGTGTTGCGCGGGCATCTGCGGCGCTTTCCGAACCCGTGGCTGGCCCGGCTGAAACGGGTCGTGCGCGGCGAGCGTCCCGGCTATGCGGCGGCACAGCGGGCGGCCGCGCGCCGCGTCGGGCGCCGCGACACCTATCTGCTGGCGGAACATCAACCGCATCCGATGCGCCGTTCGACCTTGGCGGAGTTCTTCGCCGACGACGCGCAGGGGCTGCGTGCGCAGGCCGGGCACCGGTTCCGCTCGGTCGCGCAGGTCTCTCCGATGGGGCTGGCGAGCCATCTGGAATTGGCCGCCGGCGCGCGCGTGACGCCGCCGCTCGACATCGGCTACGTGCGGCCCGGGCGGCCGGCGGGCGCGGCGCTTGACGCGGTGCTGGCGCGGTTCCTGGACGGAGCCTACGCCTCCTTCTGCGTGCAGAGCCTCGATGCCATGTCCGACCGCGACCGCAGCGCGATCCTGGCCGCACTCGAGGCGCGCTACGTCTGA